In Aquimarina sp. TRL1, a single window of DNA contains:
- a CDS encoding FecR family protein: protein MSKQDNETFLARWLNNELTDSELEDFKNTSEFKEYEKIRRGLTYFRAPSFEKEQQLQHTFDKLTKKHSKKTIRLKPLLYTISAAASILLIIGLFFNTITHSTAHGEKRTVALPDGSSVELNAASSIRYKRFFWQNNREIQLTGEAYFVVTKGEKFSVHTTSGEVKVLGTRFNLKDRANQYKVSCYEGKVQVTTAEDYSVKLEKGETISVINKKISEEKTLHTEPLWKKGESLFDSVPLGEVLDEIERQYNISFVRGAIPQEKIFTGGFIHTDLEIALETVLTPMGITYSKENTTVTLFVK from the coding sequence ATGTCAAAACAAGACAATGAAACATTTTTAGCCCGATGGTTAAACAATGAACTTACGGATAGTGAATTGGAAGATTTCAAAAATACTTCAGAATTCAAGGAATATGAAAAGATACGTCGTGGACTTACTTATTTCAGAGCACCTTCATTTGAAAAAGAACAACAACTACAACATACCTTTGATAAGCTTACTAAAAAACACTCAAAGAAAACAATACGTTTAAAACCTCTTTTATACACAATTAGCGCAGCTGCTTCTATTCTGCTTATAATAGGATTGTTTTTTAATACCATCACCCATTCTACTGCTCATGGAGAAAAACGTACTGTTGCACTTCCTGATGGAAGTTCTGTAGAGTTAAATGCAGCTTCTTCTATTAGATACAAACGTTTTTTCTGGCAGAACAACAGAGAAATTCAACTTACAGGAGAAGCTTATTTCGTTGTTACCAAAGGAGAAAAGTTTAGTGTCCACACTACCTCGGGAGAAGTAAAAGTACTGGGAACCAGATTTAACCTAAAAGACAGAGCCAATCAATACAAGGTCAGTTGTTATGAAGGAAAAGTACAGGTTACTACTGCCGAAGATTATTCTGTAAAATTAGAAAAAGGAGAAACGATCTCTGTCATCAATAAAAAGATATCCGAAGAAAAAACACTTCATACAGAACCTTTATGGAAAAAAGGGGAAAGCCTGTTTGATAGTGTTCCTCTGGGGGAAGTACTGGACGAAATAGAAAGGCAATACAATATCTCATTTGTACGAGGTGCTATCCCACAGGAAAAAATATTTACCGGAGGGTTTATTCATACTGATCTGGAAATTGCATTAGAAACGGTACTTACTCCAATGGGAATAACGTATTCAAAAGAAAATACTACAGTCACATTGTTTGTAAAATAA
- a CDS encoding SH3 domain-containing protein, translating to MKRIIYIIVLLCSAIVTAQGQTFLEQANALYTSEKYQEAINMYMKVIDQKQEESVALYYNLANAHYKLSNIGPSIYYYEKALKLDPSDSDVLNNLAFAQKATIDKIDSMPEGVITKVIKSVTNLFTFDGWAWISVIGIILFVVLFFLYSSATIAMRKRFFFIGAWAMFFIGFWAVFMAFRQYDYVTENQFAVIFSSEAEVKSEPNLKSERVFELHEGTKVKVLETVNDWKKIRLTDGKIGWMPADNLKEL from the coding sequence ATGAAGAGAATAATTTATATCATAGTTTTATTATGTTCAGCGATAGTAACAGCACAAGGTCAAACGTTTCTTGAACAGGCAAATGCATTATATACCTCTGAGAAATATCAGGAGGCAATTAATATGTATATGAAGGTAATTGATCAGAAACAGGAAGAGTCAGTTGCTTTGTATTATAATTTAGCAAATGCGCATTATAAATTGAGTAATATCGGACCGAGTATCTATTATTATGAAAAAGCATTAAAACTTGATCCTAGTGATAGCGATGTATTGAATAACCTTGCTTTTGCACAAAAGGCAACCATCGATAAGATAGACAGTATGCCAGAAGGAGTAATTACGAAAGTAATAAAATCTGTAACGAACCTGTTTACTTTTGATGGGTGGGCATGGATTTCTGTAATAGGAATTATTTTGTTTGTTGTTTTATTCTTTTTGTATAGTTCAGCAACGATCGCTATGAGAAAAAGATTTTTCTTTATAGGGGCGTGGGCAATGTTCTTTATAGGATTTTGGGCTGTTTTTATGGCCTTTAGACAGTATGATTATGTAACAGAAAATCAATTTGCGGTTATTTTTTCATCAGAGGCTGAGGTAAAAAGTGAACCAAATTTGAAGAGCGAAAGAGTCTTCGAGCTACATGAAGGAACCAAGGTGAAAGTGCTTGAAACAGTGAATGATTGGAAGAAAATAAGACTAACAGACGGTAAAATAGGATGGATGCCGGCTGATAATCTAAAAGAATTATGA
- a CDS encoding RNA polymerase sigma factor: MTPSPKSICEKKVFTEVFETNAESLRNYMYYKCGDVDQAEDLIQEAFIKLWDNCKKIIYEKSKAFLYKVANNLFLNQVAHKKIKLHYASLPHTDKNLESPDFIIEEKEFMDKLQRSISQLPDGQREVFLLNRIDKKTYREIAEMLEISVKAVEKRMHNALKSLRKTIKNI; encoded by the coding sequence ATGACCCCGTCGCCTAAATCAATCTGTGAGAAAAAAGTCTTTACCGAAGTGTTCGAAACGAATGCCGAATCCCTGCGTAATTATATGTATTACAAATGTGGAGATGTCGATCAGGCAGAGGATTTAATACAGGAAGCATTCATCAAACTTTGGGATAATTGTAAAAAAATTATTTATGAAAAATCAAAAGCTTTTTTGTACAAGGTCGCTAACAATCTTTTTTTAAATCAGGTTGCTCATAAAAAGATAAAATTACACTATGCGAGTTTACCGCATACAGATAAAAACCTCGAATCTCCAGATTTTATTATTGAAGAAAAAGAGTTCATGGATAAGTTACAACGATCCATCTCTCAACTTCCTGATGGACAACGTGAGGTTTTTTTATTAAACAGAATTGACAAGAAAACATATAGGGAAATCGCAGAAATGCTGGAAATATCCGTTAAGGCCGTTGAAAAAAGAATGCACAATGCCTTAAAATCATTGCGAAAAACCATAAAAAACATATAG
- a CDS encoding SulP family inorganic anion transporter, with translation MKQFFSNFKGDVFGGLTAGIVALPLALAFGVSSGLGPSAGLYGAIFISFFAALFGGTNTQISGPTAPMTAVSMVIIAGLIGAHEGDVSKALPVILFVFLLAGLLQIVLGVLGVGKYIKYMPYPVVSGFMTAIGVMILITQLLPALGYYPKEDTDFVKTFVPEAEEVILNKILKEEAGEGILVLDNFKETIDRAEKITQEQVQMEAVALAAADSSGVLGAVKGLSRAIFKINYLELTLCLLTILIIYGFKRITTTIPSTLVALLLVSGGAYILGVKYRPIEKIPEGFPTFNMDIFTEFSYAQIKPYIFSAVSLAFLGAIDSLLTSVVADNITKTRHKPSKELVGQGIGNTISALFGGLPGAGATIRTVVNINAGGKTKLSGMIAGVLLLVVLLALGPVASQIPSAVLAGILITVGIGVMDYKGLKAIPHIPKVEVVIMLVVLVLSVFWDLVYAVGIGLILASLLFMKKMGDLTASKSTVQKLKTSDAEEKEWKDEAGFPKELKEEVFIKHLNGPVFFGSTTEFQQLAQQIPDTASHVILRMDLVPYIDQSGLYAMEDILLDLEQRSISVYIVGIQKQPMYLMKKIDLIPDLISEERIFETFDPCMSSLKKVIKDIH, from the coding sequence ATGAAGCAATTTTTTTCGAACTTTAAAGGAGATGTGTTTGGAGGGCTTACTGCCGGTATTGTGGCACTTCCTTTGGCGCTAGCTTTTGGGGTTTCATCTGGTTTGGGACCAAGTGCAGGGCTTTACGGAGCGATTTTTATTAGTTTTTTTGCAGCTCTTTTCGGGGGTACAAATACACAGATATCTGGTCCGACCGCACCTATGACAGCTGTGAGTATGGTGATTATTGCCGGATTGATCGGAGCCCATGAAGGCGATGTGTCAAAAGCCTTACCCGTTATATTATTTGTTTTTCTGTTAGCAGGGTTGTTACAGATTGTTCTTGGTGTTTTGGGAGTTGGAAAATATATAAAATATATGCCATATCCAGTAGTATCCGGTTTTATGACAGCGATTGGAGTGATGATTCTAATTACACAACTACTCCCTGCTTTGGGGTATTATCCCAAAGAAGATACTGACTTTGTCAAAACATTTGTACCAGAGGCGGAAGAAGTGATTTTGAATAAAATATTAAAGGAAGAAGCAGGAGAAGGGATTCTTGTATTAGATAATTTTAAAGAGACAATCGATAGAGCGGAGAAGATCACTCAGGAACAAGTTCAGATGGAAGCAGTTGCGTTGGCAGCAGCAGACTCTTCTGGGGTTTTAGGAGCGGTTAAAGGGTTGTCCAGAGCGATTTTTAAGATTAATTATCTAGAGTTGACACTCTGCTTATTAACCATATTGATTATTTATGGATTTAAGCGAATAACAACGACGATTCCGAGTACATTGGTAGCCTTATTACTAGTGTCTGGAGGGGCCTATATTTTAGGAGTTAAATACAGACCTATTGAAAAAATACCAGAAGGTTTCCCTACATTTAATATGGATATCTTTACGGAGTTTAGTTATGCGCAGATTAAACCCTATATTTTTTCTGCTGTATCTCTCGCCTTTTTAGGAGCGATAGATTCTTTGTTGACGTCAGTTGTAGCAGATAATATAACCAAAACAAGACATAAGCCCAGTAAGGAATTAGTAGGACAGGGAATAGGAAATACGATTTCTGCGCTTTTTGGAGGACTTCCAGGAGCTGGAGCTACAATTAGGACAGTTGTAAATATTAATGCCGGTGGAAAAACAAAGCTATCCGGAATGATTGCAGGGGTATTACTCTTAGTGGTTTTATTAGCTCTGGGACCTGTCGCATCTCAGATACCAAGTGCTGTATTAGCAGGGATTCTTATTACAGTAGGGATTGGAGTGATGGATTATAAAGGGCTAAAAGCAATTCCTCATATCCCCAAAGTAGAGGTCGTTATTATGTTAGTCGTATTGGTGTTATCTGTTTTCTGGGATTTGGTATATGCAGTAGGGATCGGACTGATTTTAGCATCCTTACTATTTATGAAAAAAATGGGAGATCTTACGGCTTCTAAATCTACGGTGCAAAAATTAAAAACATCGGATGCTGAAGAGAAAGAGTGGAAAGACGAGGCTGGTTTCCCTAAAGAATTAAAAGAAGAAGTTTTTATAAAACACTTAAATGGTCCTGTGTTTTTTGGGTCTACTACAGAATTCCAGCAATTAGCACAGCAGATTCCTGATACTGCCTCACATGTAATTCTACGGATGGATTTGGTACCGTATATTGACCAGTCTGGGTTGTATGCAATGGAAGATATTTTATTAGATCTGGAACAGCGTTCCATCAGTGTTTATATTGTAGGGATACAAAAACAACCAATGTACCTGATGAAAAAAATCGATTTGATCCCGGATTTGATTTCGGAAGAACGAATCTTTGAAACCTTTGATCCCTGTATGAGCTCTCTGAAAAAAGTGATAAAGGATATTCATTAA
- a CDS encoding TonB-dependent receptor, which produces MHSPAEWSMRKLFLLLLMYCLSANAQVTKTYKETSLQTLLNEIETSYQVIFSYDNEVVQNKKVSIHINNSSIEDILISLRELTTLEFKKVTERQIIIRLPSQKISICGYVYDKQSGKALPYATIEITNSNRGTITNEEGYFNLDNVSATSTINILYVGYDHKSIPVSSIKKETCLTIHIQQQSTLLTEVLILEYITTGIDKNKNGSLTISNKKLGILPGLTEPDILQSMQLIPGISSPDETVTGIQIRGGSPDQNLILWDDIKMYNTGHFFGMLSAFNPHIVKGATVIKGGADAQYGDRVSGVIDISGDTEVPERITGGLGINGTHADLYLKTPVTDKLGVIVSGRRSFTDVLQTPTYKTYAERVFQNTKITSENKGMAISIGDNDEDGEDEDEGEIDVEDVLANNDFYFYDGSFKMIFDATEQDKITTSGLFTRNMLAFKLDDGENIATDKLQIQNEGISIAWKGAKGNSLNHSIKSYYIDYQYNYHYTEKEKEGVSIEDEITRENTVQDFGFDANVEYYINDYNSFTIGYQFSKNNVFYNIQSDREFSSAVGSLDNIKNNTSTIYSTYKYQPKNKSVISLGVRKTYYSINDEYYAEPRLNITHPITKNVRIKATGEFRYQPISQLVEFDNPGLRLGNNIWVNSDNRDIPVLKSRQVSAGVLFSKKGWNFEIDGYLKKIEGLTSFTNGFTTVSDKPSTGESNILGIDVFLKKRFQNFRTWIGYTYNNVKYTFPDIQEHSFSGNNDIPHNFRISNSYKVKNWEFSLGWLWRSGAPFTRATLRDEDISYGKINGGRLPNYHRLDVSAIYRFNFNKGDHWRGQFGLSFLNIYNRKVPISVNYKLDDNALTEKIELNSLKQQSLGFTPNLVFRMYF; this is translated from the coding sequence ATGCACTCCCCTGCTGAATGGTCTATGAGAAAACTATTTTTATTACTACTAATGTACTGCCTGTCAGCTAATGCACAGGTAACAAAAACATATAAAGAAACTTCTTTACAAACGCTATTAAATGAAATTGAAACATCGTATCAGGTTATTTTCTCATACGACAATGAAGTTGTACAAAATAAAAAAGTATCAATACACATTAACAATAGTTCTATAGAAGACATTCTAATATCTTTACGGGAGCTTACCACCCTAGAGTTCAAAAAAGTAACAGAACGACAGATAATCATCCGTCTTCCTTCTCAGAAGATCTCTATATGTGGATATGTTTATGATAAACAAAGCGGAAAAGCACTTCCTTATGCCACTATTGAAATTACAAATTCCAATAGAGGAACCATAACAAATGAGGAAGGGTATTTTAATCTTGATAATGTTTCTGCAACAAGCACCATTAATATTCTTTATGTTGGATATGATCATAAGAGTATTCCTGTTTCATCTATAAAAAAAGAAACCTGTCTCACAATTCATATTCAGCAACAAAGCACTTTACTTACTGAAGTATTAATCCTTGAATATATTACTACAGGAATCGATAAAAACAAAAACGGTTCCTTAACTATTTCTAATAAAAAACTAGGCATACTCCCTGGACTTACAGAACCTGATATTCTACAAAGCATGCAACTTATTCCCGGAATTAGCAGCCCAGATGAAACTGTAACGGGAATCCAAATACGTGGAGGTTCTCCTGATCAGAACCTGATTCTTTGGGATGATATAAAAATGTATAATACTGGTCATTTTTTCGGGATGTTATCTGCTTTTAATCCTCACATTGTAAAAGGAGCTACTGTTATCAAAGGAGGAGCAGATGCTCAATATGGAGATAGAGTTTCCGGTGTTATCGATATTTCTGGGGATACAGAAGTACCAGAAAGAATCACAGGGGGTTTAGGCATTAACGGTACACATGCCGATCTTTATTTAAAAACCCCTGTCACAGACAAACTTGGTGTCATTGTATCTGGCAGGCGATCTTTTACCGATGTTCTGCAAACTCCTACTTATAAGACCTATGCAGAAAGAGTATTTCAAAACACCAAAATAACTTCTGAAAACAAAGGAATGGCAATTAGTATCGGAGATAATGACGAAGACGGTGAGGATGAAGATGAAGGGGAAATTGATGTAGAAGATGTCCTGGCTAATAATGATTTCTACTTCTATGACGGAAGTTTCAAAATGATATTTGATGCTACAGAACAAGATAAAATAACCACCAGCGGACTATTTACCCGAAATATGCTTGCTTTTAAGCTAGATGACGGAGAAAATATTGCAACTGATAAACTTCAGATACAAAATGAAGGAATTAGTATCGCATGGAAGGGAGCAAAAGGAAATTCTTTGAATCACTCCATAAAATCATACTATATCGATTATCAATATAATTATCATTACACTGAGAAAGAAAAAGAAGGCGTATCCATAGAAGATGAAATTACCAGAGAAAATACTGTACAAGATTTTGGTTTTGATGCAAACGTAGAGTACTATATCAATGATTACAATTCATTTACAATCGGATATCAGTTTTCTAAAAATAATGTCTTCTACAATATTCAATCAGACAGAGAATTTTCTAGTGCTGTCGGCAGTCTGGACAATATAAAAAACAATACGAGTACGATTTATTCCACCTATAAATATCAACCCAAAAACAAAAGTGTAATTAGTCTTGGAGTGAGAAAAACCTATTACTCTATCAATGACGAATACTATGCAGAACCCCGACTAAACATCACACACCCCATCACCAAAAACGTAAGGATTAAAGCCACCGGAGAATTTCGGTATCAACCTATTAGTCAACTTGTGGAATTCGACAACCCAGGGCTTCGTTTAGGAAATAATATATGGGTTAACTCTGATAACAGGGATATTCCGGTCCTAAAAAGCCGACAAGTGTCAGCAGGAGTCTTGTTTTCTAAAAAAGGGTGGAACTTCGAAATTGATGGTTATCTAAAAAAAATAGAAGGATTGACTTCTTTCACCAATGGTTTTACAACAGTATCTGACAAACCTTCTACAGGAGAAAGTAACATCTTGGGCATTGATGTATTTCTAAAAAAACGGTTTCAAAATTTCAGAACCTGGATAGGTTATACTTATAATAATGTCAAATACACATTTCCTGATATTCAGGAACATTCATTTTCCGGAAACAATGATATCCCACATAATTTTAGAATTTCCAATTCATACAAGGTAAAAAACTGGGAGTTCTCTCTGGGATGGCTATGGAGAAGCGGTGCTCCTTTTACCAGGGCAACGCTTAGAGATGAGGACATAAGTTACGGGAAAATCAATGGAGGCAGGCTTCCTAATTATCACCGATTAGATGTCTCAGCAATTTATCGCTTTAACTTCAATAAAGGAGACCATTGGAGAGGACAATTCGGTCTTTCTTTTTTAAATATTTATAACCGAAAAGTTCCGATTTCTGTAAATTACAAATTAGACGATAACGCCTTAACCGAAAAAATAGAATTGAACTCCTTAAAACAGCAATCGTTGGGTTTTACTCCTAACTTAGTTTTTAGAATGTATTTTTAG
- a CDS encoding CvpA family protein — translation MNYIDIILGVLLLWGVIRGLNKGLFVSLASLVALIAGIYIAIHFSHHIGAYLKQYVDWQENILKLTAFAITFIAVVLLVSLAGKILTKIADFASLGILNKLLGGLFGLLKVAFIISVILMFLDAGNKVIPIVKQETLQSSILYTPVRKFAPSLLPDILKEVNPEEEKQA, via the coding sequence ATGAATTATATTGATATTATTTTAGGTGTCCTTTTATTATGGGGGGTAATCAGGGGATTAAACAAAGGACTGTTTGTATCCTTAGCCTCTTTAGTAGCTCTTATAGCTGGTATTTATATAGCTATCCATTTTTCTCATCATATAGGTGCGTACCTAAAACAATATGTAGATTGGCAGGAAAACATATTAAAATTAACTGCGTTTGCTATTACATTTATCGCTGTTGTTCTACTTGTTTCTCTGGCAGGTAAAATCTTAACCAAAATTGCAGACTTTGCTTCATTAGGTATTCTAAACAAACTCCTAGGAGGTCTTTTCGGTCTTCTAAAGGTCGCTTTTATCATCAGTGTTATTCTCATGTTTCTGGATGCCGGAAACAAAGTAATTCCCATCGTAAAACAAGAAACACTACAATCATCTATACTATATACTCCGGTACGAAAATTTGCTCCTTCTTTACTTCCTGATATTCTTAAAGAAGTAAATCCCGAAGAAGAGAAGCAAGCATAA
- a CDS encoding SulP family inorganic anion transporter: MFKNIKNDLPASIVVFFVALPLCLGIALASGAPLFSGLIAGVVGGIVIGALSGSQIGVSGPAAGLAAIVLAAIGVLGYKSFLLAVVLGGIIQFLFGVLRAGIIGYYFPSSVIKGMLTGIGVIIILKQIPHFFGYDNDPEGDFAFFQVDGENTFSGIINMFNNISLGATIIGIVALAILVLWDRVLVKKARIFQIIQGPLVAVVLGIIFYVSTKGDGQFAIAADHLVKVPIPDSFDSFLGQFSFPNFRAITNPEVWITAFTIALVASLETLLCVEASDKIDPEKRVTPTNRELLAQGTGNVISGLIGGLPVTQVIVRSSANVQSGGKTKLSAIIHGFLLLISVVTIPALLNKIPLSVLAAVLLVVGYKLAKPSVFKSMFNAGWKQFLPFIVTILGIVFFDLLKGIGLGLLVGIVVILIKSYQNSHFLHIEDSGNGQNRIKMTLAEEVTFFNKGAILKELDRLPEQTYLTLDVRNTRYLDADIIEILEDFSEKAKKRNIDIKLISERGIVENPDSYIGFFKLRPKTN; this comes from the coding sequence ATTTTTAAAAATATAAAAAATGATCTGCCGGCAAGTATCGTAGTATTCTTTGTAGCATTACCTCTTTGTTTAGGAATCGCTTTAGCCAGTGGAGCCCCTCTTTTTTCAGGATTGATAGCAGGGGTTGTAGGAGGAATTGTGATAGGAGCACTGAGTGGTTCACAAATAGGGGTGAGTGGTCCTGCGGCTGGTTTGGCAGCAATCGTACTGGCGGCTATAGGAGTCCTGGGATATAAGAGCTTCCTTTTAGCAGTTGTTTTAGGAGGAATTATCCAATTTTTGTTTGGTGTTTTACGCGCGGGGATTATCGGATATTATTTTCCCTCTTCAGTAATTAAAGGAATGCTTACAGGAATTGGAGTAATCATTATCCTTAAGCAAATTCCTCATTTCTTTGGGTATGATAATGACCCTGAAGGAGATTTTGCCTTTTTTCAAGTAGATGGAGAAAATACCTTTTCAGGAATTATTAATATGTTTAATAACATCAGTTTAGGTGCTACAATCATAGGAATAGTTGCATTAGCAATTTTAGTCTTATGGGATAGAGTATTGGTGAAAAAAGCAAGAATTTTTCAGATAATTCAAGGACCTTTAGTAGCGGTTGTTTTAGGGATTATTTTTTACGTGTCTACCAAGGGAGACGGACAATTTGCTATTGCAGCAGATCATTTGGTAAAAGTGCCAATTCCAGATAGCTTCGATTCGTTTTTAGGACAGTTTAGTTTCCCTAATTTTAGAGCTATAACTAATCCCGAAGTTTGGATTACTGCATTTACAATTGCATTGGTAGCTAGTTTAGAAACATTACTATGTGTAGAAGCATCTGATAAAATTGACCCGGAAAAAAGAGTAACGCCAACTAATAGAGAATTGTTAGCACAAGGAACAGGAAATGTGATTTCTGGATTGATAGGTGGACTACCGGTAACTCAGGTAATCGTTCGAAGTTCGGCGAATGTGCAATCCGGAGGAAAAACAAAACTATCTGCAATCATTCATGGGTTCTTACTATTGATTTCTGTAGTAACCATTCCTGCATTATTGAATAAAATTCCACTATCAGTATTAGCGGCTGTCTTATTAGTTGTAGGGTATAAATTGGCAAAACCTTCTGTTTTTAAGAGCATGTTTAATGCAGGATGGAAGCAGTTTTTACCTTTTATCGTTACTATTTTAGGGATTGTATTCTTTGACCTGTTAAAAGGAATTGGATTAGGACTACTGGTAGGAATTGTAGTGATTCTGATCAAAAGTTATCAGAACTCTCATTTCTTACATATAGAAGATAGTGGTAATGGACAAAACAGAATTAAAATGACCTTGGCAGAAGAAGTAACTTTCTTTAATAAGGGAGCCATTTTGAAAGAATTAGACCGTTTACCAGAGCAGACATATCTTACTTTAGATGTGAGAAATACCAGATACTTGGATGCAGACATTATAGAAATTCTGGAAGATTTCTCTGAAAAAGCTAAAAAACGGAATATCGATATAAAACTAATCTCGGAACGAGGAATTGTGGAGAATCCGGATAGTTATATTGGTTTTTTCAAGTTGAGACCAAAAACAAACTAA
- a CDS encoding carbonic anhydrase family protein: protein MKAHTKETQAAITPKQALAILKEGNIRFQNSQKADRNLLEQVSDTKSGQFPFATVLSCIDSRVSAELIFDQGVGDIFSARVAGNFVNEDILGSMEFACKLAGTKLILVLGHTSCGAIKGACDDAKLGNLTSLIGKLKPAVAGVTKPEDASLRTSKNIDFVNEVAVKNVQLTIDAIRKDSEVLREMEEQGEIIIVGGMYDIQNGKVDFFEHQI from the coding sequence ATGAAAGCACATACTAAAGAAACTCAGGCGGCAATCACGCCTAAGCAGGCATTAGCTATTTTGAAAGAGGGGAACATTCGTTTTCAGAATAGTCAAAAAGCTGATAGAAATCTGTTAGAACAGGTTAGCGACACTAAAAGCGGGCAATTTCCATTTGCAACAGTATTAAGTTGTATCGATTCCAGAGTCTCGGCAGAGTTAATCTTTGATCAGGGAGTGGGGGATATTTTTAGTGCAAGAGTAGCTGGAAATTTCGTGAATGAAGATATTTTAGGGAGTATGGAGTTCGCGTGTAAGCTGGCAGGAACAAAATTAATTTTGGTTCTTGGTCATACCAGTTGTGGTGCTATCAAAGGAGCTTGTGATGATGCAAAACTTGGAAACCTGACCAGTTTGATAGGTAAACTTAAACCTGCAGTAGCTGGAGTAACAAAACCAGAAGATGCTTCTTTGAGAACTTCTAAAAATATTGATTTTGTAAATGAAGTGGCTGTAAAGAACGTACAGTTGACAATTGATGCAATCCGAAAAGATAGCGAAGTACTCAGAGAGATGGAAGAACAGGGAGAAATCATTATCGTTGGAGGAATGTATGACATTCAAAATGGAAAAGTAGATTTTTTCGAACATCAGATATAA